From the Polaribacter huanghezhanensis genome, the window CTGGAGCAGCAATTGGCGTTTCGCATTTGGTGCAATCTACCAAAGCTGGAGCAGAATTTGGATTTGGATTATTATGGGCGTTGTTATTGGTACATTTATTCAAATATCCGTTTTTTCAATTCGGACCGCGTTACGCAGCGGCAACTGGAGAATCTTTATTGGATGGATATAAAAAACTTGGCAAACCTGTTTTAATCGCTTATTACATCATCAATTTTGCAACCATGTTTACCATTCAAGCTGCAGTTACCATTGTAACTGCCGGAATTGCTTCTCAGTTGTTTGGTTTTACAAACAATTTGGTTGTATGGTCGATACTAATTATTAGTATTAGCACAATAATTCTAGTGATTGGGAAATATAAATTGCTAGATAATTTGATGAAATATATTATCATTTTATTAACGATAAGCACTGTAATTACAGTAGTTATAGCGGTATTTAGCACAAAAGAATCATTTACTTTTACGCAAATTTTACCAAGCGGAACCATAGAAATTACCTTTTTAATTGCTTTTTTAGGTTGGATGCCAGCGCCCTTAGATATTTCTGTTTGGCATTCTTTATGGACCTTAGAAAAGGATAAAACCACGCTTTTAAAAACGAAACCAAATCAAGCAATATTCGATTTTAATATTGGCTATTTAGGAACGCTTTTTTTAGGAGTTTGTTTTATCGTTCTAGGAGCTTTG encodes:
- a CDS encoding Nramp family divalent metal transporter, which produces MKKSFLNSLGPGLLFAGAAIGVSHLVQSTKAGAEFGFGLLWALLLVHLFKYPFFQFGPRYAAATGESLLDGYKKLGKPVLIAYYIINFATMFTIQAAVTIVTAGIASQLFGFTNNLVVWSILIISISTIILVIGKYKLLDNLMKYIIILLTISTVITVVIAVFSTKESFTFTQILPSGTIEITFLIAFLGWMPAPLDISVWHSLWTLEKDKTTLLKTKPNQAIFDFNIGYLGTLFLGVCFIVLGALVMFNSGETFSNNGGVFASQLIHLYTENLGEYSSILIGVTAFTTMFSTTITTLDASPRAMTKTTDLLFDKKTKFNYWFWILFLAFGTFIILYFFMSNMGLLVKIATILSFLTAPFYAILNYILITGRHTPKKHQPSIYLKILSWFGIAFLIGFSSWFLINL